In Panicum virgatum strain AP13 chromosome 4N, P.virgatum_v5, whole genome shotgun sequence, a single window of DNA contains:
- the LOC120669827 gene encoding UDP-galactose/UDP-glucose transporter 7-like isoform X2, producing MAMVFVNKAVLMQYVHSMTLLTLQQIATALLIHFGQVLGMSKRKDFNLITAKKLLPVSIFYNANVGFALASLKGVNIPMYIAIKRITPLAVLVSGCIRGKGKPPTQVTLSVICTAAGVLIAALGDFSFDLYGYCMALTSVFFQTMYLVLVEKSGAEDGLSSVDLMFYNSILSLPFLFFLIIATGEFPHSLAVLSAKTASLSFSVILVISLVMGIVLNFTMFWCTIVNSALTTTIVGVLKGVGSTTLGFILLGGVEVHALNVTGLVINTFGGVWYSYAKYKQKKRTPRKPVPDVESHAHK from the exons ATGGCAATGGTTTTCGTGAACAAAGCAGTTCTTATGCAGTATGTTCACTCCATGACACTGCTCACTTTACAG CAAATAGCCACGGCGCTTCTGATACATTTTGGTCAAGTTCTAGGAATGTCAAAACGGAAAGATTTCAACTTGATAACTGCAAAGAAGCTTCTTCCGGTGTCAATTTTCTACAATGCAAATGTGGGATTTGCTCTAGCAAGCTTGAAAGGAGTTAACATTCCTATGTATATTGCAATCAAGAGGATCACTCCCCTTGCCGTGTTAGTGAGTGGGTGCATACGGGGAAAGGGAAAGCCACCAACGCAG GTCACTCTTTCAGTTATCTGCACCGCCGCAGGTGTCCTTATTGCAGCACTTGGAGATTTTTCCTTTGACCTATATGGATACTGCATGGCTCTAACATCAGTCTTCTTCCAG ACAATGTATTTGGTTCTGGTGGAGAAATCAGGTGCCGAGGATGGTCTTTCTTCAGTGGATTTGATGTTTTACAACAGTATATTGTCACTTCCATTTTTGTTTTTCCTCATTATAGCAACAGGAGAATTCCCCCATTCTCTTGCAGTTTTATCTGCAAAG ACAGCCTCTCTGTCATTCAGTGTTATTCTTGTCATTTCTCTGGTGATGGGAATCGTTCTCAATTTCACCATGTTTTGGTGCACGATTGTGAATTCTGCCCTGACGACAACAATAGTAGGAGTTCTCAAGGGTGTTGGGTCTACG ACCCTGGGTTTTATTCTGTTGGGAGGTGTGGAAGTACACGCTCTTAATGTTACTGGACTGGTGATCAACACATTTGGAGGTGTCTGGTACTCCTATGCCAAGTACAAGCAGAAAAAGAGAACACCACGAAAGCCGGTACCAGATGTAGAGTCACATGCCCACAAGTAG
- the LOC120669059 gene encoding glutamate receptor 2.8-like, protein MGDRTRRCGCWFTVIVALLIVVILLAATRGASAAARRAGVLDDDMMLASSPGTSRSHGAGVSMATGEAAYLMAALHASGSGSRRDATTIDQLRKCAEATAVPRISVKLIIAVPLKHTFKDFVNVAIDIFRAALDKLQSPPSYELCAFEGTYDELVGNVSERVFDGAVGDVTITDERAKIVDFTMPYAPSGVSLLVLADNDSKPAIQWIFLKPLTKELWLTTVGFFFFTGFVVWVIEWPRNNPVYQGSSVAQFSTASYFAFSTLTFSHGQIITSPLSKVVVVIWCFAVLVLVQSYTANLSSMLTAKRLRPSVTGLDQLVSNGDNIGYQEGAFVKSFLISKGAKDDKLRTFTNQTEYAEALRKGSKKGGVSAIMDEIPYLTYFLSDKNNKEFEMGECLYKTPGLAFVFPRGCPLVHDLSIAILNLTAGKESTRIEQEWLGSAAQLKGDNSPIADSTPLTLRSFSGLFVITGSVSASMTVISIARSVYAKYSRARGSLPQDENGGSVRHGEFRALQNDTGNGFMPDQLLHLEVRDSSSQNAHGSGGSTTGDEEAGPVQGSMPNGSVPEVRIQIEMSDTGHGVGRGL, encoded by the exons ATGGGTGATCGGACGAGGCGTTGCGGCTGCTGGTTCACCGTCATCGTCGCACTGctcatcgtcgtcatcttgctcgcGGCGACTCGGGgtgcatcggcggcggcgcggcgagccggcgTCCTGGACGACGACATGATGCTGGCGAGCAGCCCCGGGACTAGCAGGAGCCACGGCGCCGGCGTCTCCATGGCGACGGGGGAGGCCGCCTACCTCATGGCCGCCCTGCACGCCAGTGGCAGTGGCTCACGCAGAGATGCTACTACCATCGATCAGCTGCGGAAGTGTGCAGAAGCTACTGCTG TGCCAAGAATCTCTGTGAAGCTTATTATTGCTGTGCCATTGAAACACACCTTTAAAGATTTTGTGAACGTCGCCATCGATATATTCAGGGCCGCTTTGGACAAGCTACAATCTCCTCCAAGCTATGAGTTATGTGCCTTCGAGGGTACTTACGACGAGCTAGTTGGGAATGTATCTGAAAGG GTGTTTGATGGAGCAGTGGGTGATGTGACCATAACTGATGAACGTGCCAAGATTGTAGATTTTACAATGCCATATGCACCATCTGGTGTGTCCTTGCTTGTGCTCGCTGACAATGACTCCAAACCAGCAATCCAGTGGATATTCTTGAAGCCACTAACGAAGGAGCTCTGGCTTACTACGGtgggcttcttcttcttcactggCTTTGTCGTGTGGGTGATCGAGTGGCCCAGAAATAATCCAGTGTACCAAGGATCAAGCGTGGCACAATTCAGCACAGCTTCGTACTTTGCTTTCTCCACCTTGACGTTTTCTCATG GCCAGATAATTACAAGCCCTCTGTCAAAAGTTGTTGTTGTGATATGGTGCTTCGCAGTGCTGGTTCTAGTGCAGAGCTACACTGCAAACTTGTCATCCATGCTCACTGCAAAGAGGCTCCGGCCATCAGTGACTGGTCTCGACCAGCTGGTGAGCAATGGTGATAATATTGGATACCAAGAAGGAGCATTTGTGAAATCCTTTCTGATAAGCAAAGGAGCCAAAGATGATAAGCTAAGGACCTTTACGAACCAAACAGAATATGCTGAAGCTTTGAGGAAGGGATCCAAGAAAGGTGGAGTGTCAGCCATCATGGATGAGATTCCCTACTTGACCTATTTCCTCTCTGATAAAAACAACAAAGAGTTCGAGATGGGTGAGTGCCTGTACAAGACCCCTGGACTTGCTTTC GTGTTTCCTAGAGGCTGTCCTCTGGTGCATGATCTCTCGATTGCTATCTTGAACCTAACCGCAGGGAAAGAGAGCACAAGAATCGAGCAGGAATGGTTAGGCTCAGCTGCGCAACTGAAAGGCGACAACAGCCCGATTGCTGATTCCACGCCTCTCACTTTGCGAAGCTTCTCTGGTCTCTTCGTCATCACTGGAAGTGTCTCAGCTTCCATGACGGTTATAAGCATCGCCAGGTCGGTCTATGCCAAGTACTCCAGGGCGAGAGGTTCTTTACCGCAAGACGAGAATGGCGGAAGTGTGCGCCATGGAGAATTCAGAGCTCTGCAGAACGACACGGGCAATGGCTTTATGCCTGATCAACTCCTCCATCTTGAAGTCAGGGATAGCAGTTCCCAAAATGCCCATGGGAGTGGCGGAAGCACCACCGGTGACGAAGAGGCTGGTCCAGTGCAGGGTAGCATGCCTAATGGCTCCGTGCCTGAAGTTCGTATCCAGATCGAGATGAGTGACACTGGCCATGGTGTGGGCAGGGGCCTGTAG
- the LOC120669827 gene encoding UDP-galactose/UDP-glucose transporter 7-like isoform X1 produces the protein MGADAGEPSSILSLAAAFSYGVSSMAMVFVNKAVLMQYVHSMTLLTLQQIATALLIHFGQVLGMSKRKDFNLITAKKLLPVSIFYNANVGFALASLKGVNIPMYIAIKRITPLAVLVSGCIRGKGKPPTQVTLSVICTAAGVLIAALGDFSFDLYGYCMALTSVFFQTMYLVLVEKSGAEDGLSSVDLMFYNSILSLPFLFFLIIATGEFPHSLAVLSAKTASLSFSVILVISLVMGIVLNFTMFWCTIVNSALTTTIVGVLKGVGSTTLGFILLGGVEVHALNVTGLVINTFGGVWYSYAKYKQKKRTPRKPVPDVESHAHK, from the exons ATGGGGGCGGACGCCGGCGAGCCCAGCTCCATCCTCAG CTTAGCTGCAGCCTTTTCCTATGGAGTTTCGTCTATGGCAATGGTTTTCGTGAACAAAGCAGTTCTTATGCAGTATGTTCACTCCATGACACTGCTCACTTTACAG CAAATAGCCACGGCGCTTCTGATACATTTTGGTCAAGTTCTAGGAATGTCAAAACGGAAAGATTTCAACTTGATAACTGCAAAGAAGCTTCTTCCGGTGTCAATTTTCTACAATGCAAATGTGGGATTTGCTCTAGCAAGCTTGAAAGGAGTTAACATTCCTATGTATATTGCAATCAAGAGGATCACTCCCCTTGCCGTGTTAGTGAGTGGGTGCATACGGGGAAAGGGAAAGCCACCAACGCAG GTCACTCTTTCAGTTATCTGCACCGCCGCAGGTGTCCTTATTGCAGCACTTGGAGATTTTTCCTTTGACCTATATGGATACTGCATGGCTCTAACATCAGTCTTCTTCCAG ACAATGTATTTGGTTCTGGTGGAGAAATCAGGTGCCGAGGATGGTCTTTCTTCAGTGGATTTGATGTTTTACAACAGTATATTGTCACTTCCATTTTTGTTTTTCCTCATTATAGCAACAGGAGAATTCCCCCATTCTCTTGCAGTTTTATCTGCAAAG ACAGCCTCTCTGTCATTCAGTGTTATTCTTGTCATTTCTCTGGTGATGGGAATCGTTCTCAATTTCACCATGTTTTGGTGCACGATTGTGAATTCTGCCCTGACGACAACAATAGTAGGAGTTCTCAAGGGTGTTGGGTCTACG ACCCTGGGTTTTATTCTGTTGGGAGGTGTGGAAGTACACGCTCTTAATGTTACTGGACTGGTGATCAACACATTTGGAGGTGTCTGGTACTCCTATGCCAAGTACAAGCAGAAAAAGAGAACACCACGAAAGCCGGTACCAGATGTAGAGTCACATGCCCACAAGTAG
- the LOC120669828 gene encoding uncharacterized protein LOC120669828, giving the protein MEGDGSRNFFPNFRSNPSSFAAGFDLFSQASATGRVHAPRAAAATGLGGFDLNSEDAAATEFAHLADYSNLLRSDDVEDAAAAHDFVHPPPRATRTVGVPTVRNGGTGNVGRPPVRGRQLNFVGAGSRSAGAGGSGSPMPLRGTGSRGNAAAMSAPARQRARGSDRRNVRGRGGRAASAATTNHRQAQAAAYENIESGDEDEDINEHLGNSGGSMIGRTKANWSDENCAKFLRLCIEQLRLGNYVGGQMNGSGYQAIIDGYYLQTGLKHDRQQMKNEITQLKSLYSFWRVMQAHTGLGRIPDGSVDAESNWWKKIQRGNHG; this is encoded by the exons ATGGAGGGCGATGGCTCCCGCAATTTCTTCCCCAACTTTCGTTCCAATCCGAGCTCCTTCGCCGCCGGCTTCGACCTTTTCTCCCAGGCGTCTGCGACCGGCCGCGTTCACGCTCcccgggcggcagcggcgacgggcCTTGGTGGTTTCGACCTCAACTCCGAGGATGCTGCGGCGACGGAGTTCGCCCATCTGGCGGATTACTCCAACTTGCTCCGGTCCGACGACGTCGAAGATGCAGCGGCCGCACATGACTTTGTTCACCCTCCTCCTCGTGCCACTCGCACAGTGGGGGTACCTACTGTCCGCAACGGCGGCACCGGCAATGTCGGTAGGCCTCCTGTTCGTGGGCGGCAGCTCAACTTTGTTGGCGCGGGGTCGAGATCGGCCGGAGCTGGAGGAAGTGGCAGCCCCATGCCCTTGCGGGGTACTGGCAGCAGAGGCAATGCAGCAGCCATGTCGGCCCCTGCACGTCAACGTGCGCGTGGCAGCGACCGCCGAAATGTCAGGGGTCGTGGTGGTCGAGCTGCATCCGCTGCCACTACCAATCATCGACAAGCACAGGCGGCCGCCTACGAGAACATAGAATCtggagatgaagatgaagacatCAACGAGCACCTCGGTAATTCTGGCGGTTCCATG ATAGGAAGAACCAAGGCAAATTGGTCTGACGAAAATTGTGCTAAATTCTTAAGATTGTGCATTGAGCAATTACGTTTAGGGAATTATGTTGGTGGACAAATGAATGGGTCTGGGTACCAAGCTATAATCGATGGCTATTACTTGCAAACGGGACTTAAGCATGATAGGCAGCAGATGAAGAATGAAATTACCCAGTTGAAAAGTTTGTATTCATTTTGGCGCGTGATGCAAGCACACACTGGATTAGGCCGCATTCCAGATGGCAGTGTTGATGCTGAATCAAATTGGTGGAAGAAAATACAAAG GGGAAACCATGGTTGA